From the genome of Pseudomonas migulae:
GACCTGGCCGCCATCGAACAGCGCATGCAGCAGCTGATCGAAAAAGATTACGACGTGATCAAGAAAGTCACTCCGCGCGCGGAAGTGATAGAAGTGTTCAAGGCTCGCGGCGAAGACTACAAGCTGCGCCTGGTCGAGGACATGCCGAACGAGCAGGCCATGGGCCTGTACTATCACGAAGAATACGTCGACATGTGCCGCGGTCCGCACGTGCCGAACACGCGTTTCCTGAAATCCTTCAAGCTGACCAAGTTGTCCGGCGCCTACTGGCGCGGCGATGCCAAGAACGAGCAATTGCAGCGCGTCTACGGCACCGCATGGGCTGACAAAAAGCAGCTGGCGGCTTACATCCAGCGCATCGAAGAAGCTGAAAAGCGCGATCACCGCAAGATCGGCAAGCGCCTGGGCCTGTTCCACACCCAGGAAGAGTCGCCGGGCATGGTGTTCTGGCACCCGAACGGCTGGACGTTGTACCAGGTGCTCGAGCAGTACATGCGCAAGGTTCAGCGTGACCACGGCTACCTGGAGATCAAGACTCCACAAGTCGTTGACCGAAGCCTGTGGGAGAAATCCGGGCACTGGGCCAACTACGCCGACAACATGTTCACCACTCAGTCGGAAAACCGCGACTACGCCATCAAGCCGATGAACTGCCCTTGCCACGTGCAAGTGTTCAATCAGGGCCTGAAAAGCTACCGCGAGTTGCCGATGCGCCTGGCGGAATTCGGTGCCTGCCACCGTAACGAGCCATCGGGTGCGCTGCACGGCATCATGCGTGTGCGTGCGTTCACTCAGGATGACGCCCACATCTTCTGCACCGAAGAGCAGATGCAGGCCGAATCCGCTGCATTCATCAAGCTGACCATGGACGTCTACGCCGACTTCGGCTTCAAAGACGTCGAGATGAAGCTGTCCACTCGTCCGGAAAAACGCGTCGGTTCCGACGAGCTGTGGGATCGCGCCGAAGCTGCATTGGCTGCAGCCCTTGACAGCGCTGGCCTGCCGTACGATCTGCAGCCGGGCGAGGGTGCGTTCTACGGTCCGAAGATCGAGTTCTCGCTGAAAGATTGCCTCGGTCGCGTCTGGCAGTGTGGTACCCTGCAGCTCGATTTTAACCTGCCTGTCCGTCTGGGAGCCGAATACGTCTCCGAAGACAACAGTCGCAAGCACCCGGTTATGTTGCACCGGGCGATCCTCGGATCCTTCGAACGTTTCGTCGGCATCCTGATCGAGCACTACGAGGGTGCATTCCCTGCGTGGCTGGCTCCGACCCAGGCAGTGATCATGAACATCACTGACAAACAGGCCGATTTTGCCGCCGAGGTTGAAAAAACTCTCAACGAAAGCGGATTTCGTGCCAAGTCTGACTTGAGAAATGAAAAGATCGGCTTTAAAATCCGCGAGCATACTTTGCTCAAGGTTCCCTATCTCTTGGTTATCGGAGATCGGGAAGTCGAGATGCAGACTGTCGCTGTGCGTACTCGTGAAGGTGCTGACCAGGGCTCGATGCCCGTCGCCCAGTTCGCTGAGTTTCTCGCGCAAGCGGTTTCCCGGCGTGGTCGCCCAGATTCGGAGTAATTATTATTAAGCGTGAAATGAGACAAGATAAACGAGCTGCACCGAAAGCCCCGATCAACGAGAATATCTCGGCACGCGAGGTTCGGTTAATTGGGGCTGAAGGTGAACAGCTTGGGATTGTGTCAATTGAAGACGCGCTTCTTAAGGCTGAAGAGGCCAAGCTGGATTTGGTGGAGATTTCCGCCGATGCAGTACCCCCTGTTTGCAAACTGATGGACTACGGCAAATCGATCTTCGAAAAGAAGAAGCAGATTGCCGCGGCCAAGAAAAACCAGAAGCAGATTCAGGTTAAAGAAATCAAGTTTCGTCCAGGGACGGAGGAAGGGGATTACCAGGTAAAACTGCGCAACCTGGTACGTTTCCTGAGTGATGGGGACAGGGCCAAGGTATCCTTGCGATTCCGCGGCCGTGAGATGGCCCACCAGGAGCTGGGGATGGAACTCCTCAAGCGAGTTGAAGGTGACTTGCTCGAGTACGGTTCGGTCGAACAGCATCCTAAGATGGAAGGACGCCAGCTGATCATGGTCATCGCCCCGAAAAAGAAGAAGTAATCATCAGGGCACGGCAGGCCTTCTGATTATGTTTATCAACTGAATGCGGAGTATCCGAACATGCCAAAAATGAAAACGAAAAGTGGTGCTGCTAAGCGGTTTCTGAAAACTGCTAACGGTATCAAGCACAAGCACGCTTTCAAGAGCCACATCCTGACTAAAATGTCGACCAAGCGTAAGCGTCAACTGCGCGGTAGCAGCTTGCTGCATCCGTCTGACGTGGCAAAAGTCGAGCGCATGCTGCGCCTTCGTTAATTTTAGTCAAGAATAGAGGAAGTAACTCATGGCTCGTGTAAAGCGTGGCGTCATTGCCCGTAAACGTCACAAAAAAATTCTGAAACTTGCTAAAGGCTACTACGGCGCTCGCTCGCGCGTATTCCGTGTTGCCAAGCAAGCGGTAATCAAGGCAGGCCAATACGCCTACCGTGACCGTCGTCAGAAAAAACGTCAGTTCCGCGCTCTGTGGATCGCTCGTATCAACGCTGGTGCACGTATCAACGGTCTGTCCTACAGCCGTTTCATCGCCGGCCTGAAAAAAGCGTCCATCGAGATCGACCGTAAGGTTCTGGCTGATCTGGCAGTGAACGAAAAAGCGGCGTTTGCTGCGATTGTCGAGAAAGCTAAAGCCACCTTGGCTTAAGTACCCCCGACAGTCACCCGGCCTCACCTCTGTGGGGCCAGGTGTTAAACGTCATAAATAGGGGAAGAGCCTTCAAGCTCTTCCCCTATTTTGTATCTGGAGTCTGTACATGGAAAACCTGGATGCGCTCGTCTCTCAAGCACTAGAGGCTGTGCAAAGCGCTGAAGATATCAATGCCCTGGAGCAAATCCGGGTTCACTACCTTGGCAAAAAGGGTGAATTGACTCAGGTGATGAAGACCCTGGGGAATTTGCCGGCAGAAGAGCGTCCGCAAGTCGGCGCCCTGATCAACGTTGCCAAGGAGAGTGTCACAGAGGTTCTCAATGCCCGCAAGGCACTGTTTGAAGAGGCCGACCTGGCCGCCAAACTGTCTGCCGAGTCCATTGACGTGACCCTGCCTGGCCGTGGCCAGACCTCGGGTGGTTTGCATCCGGTTACTCGTACGCTGGAACGTATCGAACAGTTCTTCACCCACATCGGCTACGGCATCTCCGAAGGCCCTGAGGTCGAAGACGATTACCACAACTTCGAAGCGCTCAACATCCCAGGCCATCACCCGGCCCGGTCGATGCATGACACCTTCTATTTCAATGCCAACATGTTGCTGCGCACCCATACCTCGCCGGTACAGGTCCGCACCATGGAATCGAAACAGCCGCCGATCCGCATCGTCTGCCCAGGCCGTGTGTACCGTAGCGACTCCGATATCACCCACTCGCCGATGTTCCACCAGGTCGAAGGCCTGCTGGTCGACCGCGATATCAACTTCGCCGACCTGAAAGGCACCATCGAAGAGTTCCTGCGCGTGTTCTTCGAAAAAGAACTGGCCGTGCGGTTCCGTCCTTCGTACTTCCCGTTCACCGAGCCATCCGCTGAAGTCGACATGGAATGTGTGATGTGCAGCGGCAAGGGCTGCCGTGTCTGCAAACAGACTGGCTGGCTGGAAGTCATGGGCTGCGGCATGGTTCACCCGAACGTGCTGCGCATGTCCGGGATCGACCCGGAAGAGTTTTCGGGCTTTGCCTTCGGCATGGGCGTTGAGCGTCTGGCCATGCTGCGTTACGGCGTGAACGACTTGCGTCTGTTCTTCGACAACGACTTGCGGTTCCTCGCGCAATTTCGCTAGTCGTAACGAATTCTTAGGAGAGCAGGATGAAATTCAGTGAACAATGGCTGCGTGGCTGGGTAAGCCCGCAGGTAAGTCGCGACGAGCTGGTTGCTCGTCTGTCGATGGCCGGTCTTGAGGTCGATAGCGTTACGCTGGCCGCCGGCGAATTCACCGGTGTGGTGGTGGGCGAGGTGCTGAGCACCGAGCAGCATCCGGACGCCGACAAGTTGCGTGTTTGCCAGGTCAGCAATGGCTCGGAGACCTTCCAGGTAGTCTGCGGCGCGCCAAACGTGCGCCCGGGCCTGAAGATCCCGTTCGCCATGATCGGTGCCGAACTGCCAGGCGACTTCAAAATCAAGAAAGCCAAGCTGCGTGGCGTTGAGTCCAACGGCATGCTGTGCTCGCAAGCCGAGCTGCAAGTCGGCGAAGGCAACGACGGCCTGATGGAATTGCCGGCCGATGCACCAGTGGGCAAGGACATTCGTGAATACCTGAGTCTGGACGACGCCAGCATCGAGGTCGACCTGACCCCGAACCGTGGCGACTGCCTGTCCCTGGCCGGTCTGGCCCGTGAAGTGGGCGCGCTGTATGACGCTAAAGTCACTCGTCCGATCGTTCCAGTCGTGCCAGCCGTGCATGACGAAGTGCGTTCGATTGAAGTCCTGGCGCCGGCTGCTTGCCCGCGTTACCTGGGCCGTGTGATCCGTAACGTCGACCTGTCCAAGCCTACGCCGCTGTGGATGGTCGAGCGCCTGCGTCGTGGCGATGTGCGCAGCATCGACGCTGCCGTCGACATTACCAACTACGTGATGCTGGAGCTGGGCCAACCGCTGCACGCGTTCGATCTCGCCGAAATCAATGGCGGCATCCGTGTGCGCATGGCTGAAGAAGGCGAGAAGCTGGTTCTGCTCGACGGTCAGGAAGTCAGCTTGCGTAGCGATACGCTGGTGATTGCCGACCACACTCGCGCCCTGGCCATCGCCGGCGTGATGGGTGGCGAGCACAGCGGCGTCGACACTGCGACCACCCGCGACGTATTCCTTGAAAGCGCGTTCTTCGATCAGATTGCCGTTGCTGGCAAGGCTCGTTCGTACGGCCTGCACACCGACGCTTCGCACCGCTACGAGCGTGGCGTGGACTGGCAACTGGCCCGTGAAGCCATGGAGCGCGCCACTGGCCTGCTGCTGGAAATCACTGGCGGCGAAGCCGGCCCGATCATCGAAACCGTGAGTGAGCAGCACCTGCCGAAAATCGCGCCGGTTACCCTGCGCGCGCAACGCATCTCCCAGATGCTGGGCATGGAAATGGAAGCGTCCGAAGTCGAGCGTTTGCTCAACGGCTTGGGCCTGACCGTTTCGGCCGACGGGGCAGGGCAGTGGCGCGTTGAAGTACCAAGCCATCGCTTCGACATCAGCCTCGAAGTTGACCTGATCGAAGAGCTGGCCCGTCTGTACGGCTACAACCGTCTGCCGGTTCGTTACCCGCAAGCCCGTCTGGCGCCGCAAGCCAAGGCGGAAGCGCGCAGTGACCTGCCTGAGTTGCGTCGTCTGCTGGTGGCCCGTGGTTATCAGGAAGCGATCACCTACAGCTTCATCGATCCGAAACAGTTCGAGTTGTTCAATCCGGGTGTCGAGCCGCTGCTGCTGGCCAACCCGATTTCCAACGACATGGCGGCCATGCGCTCGTCCCTGTGGCCTGGTCTGGTCAAGGCGCTTCAGCACAACCTGAATCGTCAACAGGATCGCGTCCGTCTGTTCGAAAGCGGTCTGCGTTTTGTCGGTCAGCTGGAAGGTTTGAAGCAAGAGCCGATGCTGGCTGGCGTCGTGTGCGGTAGCCGTCTGCCGGAAGGCTGGGCACAAGGTCGCGATGTCGTGGATTTCTTCGACGTCAAAGCCGATGTGGAAGCGGTGCTGGGCTTCGCCGGTGCGCTGGATTCGTTCACGTTCGTGCCGGGTAAACACCCGGCATTGCATCCGGGTCAGACCGCGCGCATCGAACGTGAAGGTCGTTTGGTAGGTTTCGTTGGCGCGATCCACCCTGAATTGTCGAAAACCCTCGGTCTCGATCGTCCGGTCTTCGTATTCGAGCTGGTTCTGGCTGAAGTGGCGTTGGGCAAAATGCCTAAATTCCAGGAGTTATCGCGCTTTCCTGAAGTGCGACGTGACCTTGCACTGATCGCCCAAAAAGACGTCGCGGCCAGCGCTGTACTGGACGTAATCCGTGAAAATGCAGGGGAATGGCTGACGGACCTCAGGCTATTTGACGTATATCAGGGTAAAGGCATTGATCCTGATAGAAAAAGCCTTGCAGTCGGCTTGACCTGGCAGCATCCATCGCGCACTCTTAATGACGATGAGGTGAATACCACGACGCAAAACATCCTCACCTCGCTCGAACAAAGGTTGAACGCCACGTTAAGGAAGTGACGTATGGGGGCTCTGACGAAAGCTGAAATGGCGGAACGTCTTTATGAAGAGCTGGGCCTGAATAAACGGGAGGCCAAGGAATTGGTCGAACTGTTTTTTGAAGAAATCAGGCACGCTCTTGAAGACAACGAACAAGTCAAATTGTCCGGTTTCGGCAATTTCGACCTTCGGGACAAACGCCAGCGGCCTGGCCGCAATCCGAAAACGGGTGAAGAAATCCCGATCACGGCTCGCCGTGTGGTCACCTTTCGTCCAGGGCAGAAGTTGAAGGCCCGAGTTGAGGCTTATGCTGGAACCAAGTCATAACGACGAGCTACCCGTCATCCCAGGCAAACGCTACTTCACCATTGGTGAAGTCAGCGAGCTGTGTGCGGTAAAACCGCACGTGCTGCGCTATTGGGAGCAGGAGTTTCCTCAACTCAACCCCGTCAAACGCCGCGGAAACCGCCGGTATTATCAGCGACAAGACGTGCTGATGATCCGGCAGATCCGCGCGCTTCTTTACGATCAAGGGTTCACCATCGGCGGCGCGCGCTTGCGTTTGTCCGGCGATGAAGCCAAAGACGACACCACTCAATACAAGCAGATGATTCGGCAGATGATTGCCGAACTGGAAGATGTGCTGGTGGTGCTCAAGAAATAAATTCATGCGTTTGAATACTTCCAGTTTTCAAAAGCTTGCGATATATTCTTGAGCGTTCTTCGAGGTGAAGAACGAGTTTCACGCCTAGTCGGGGCGTAGCGCAGTCCGGTAGCGCACTAGCATGGGGTGCTAGGGGTCGAGTGTTCGAATCACTCCGTCCCGACCATATTTCGTAAGGGGATCAAGTGCTTAACGGGCTTGATCCCTTTCTCATTTCAGGTCTGCACAAACCCGCGCAAAACTACCCGGTGATTTCGCTGATATTCGGGTCAGGAATCGCCTCGGAGCAGACGATTTCCTGGTCCCGCTGGTAGTTTTTGGCCATGCCTTCGTTCGCATGTCCTGCAATTTTCTGCCCATCTTTCCTGACAATGACCGAGACATCCTCGCCCGCACCTTACGTGGTGAGGCCCAATGCCACCTGTGGACGCCTCAAGCTCACAGGTTCATCCTTGCCATCTGTGAAAAGATCGGGACAGTTGAATGAATGGTTTGTGGGCCAAGGCTCTGTTTGCTGGAATGTTACTTTCGTTAAGCGCGGCCAGCTTTGCTGGTCAGGAAAGCGACCTGTATTCAAACCTAGATGCTGGCAAGGCGCAGACCGTCGTAGCTTATGGTACGAGCTTGACGGCCTCTGGCGCCTGGGTGCAGCAGCTTGGGGATGATCTGAATCAGCGATACCCAGGACGTGCCACGGTTATAAATAGTGGCAAGGGTTCGATGTGGTCGGGATGGGGTGTTGAAAATCTCGAAAGTCGAGTTATCTCCAAAAGCCCGGATACGGTGTTTATCGAATTCGCGATCAACGACGCTTTCCTTCCCCACAAAACCACCGTCGAACAAGCGCGGAAAAACCTCGAGTTAATGATTGACCGGATCAAGGCTGCCAAGTCATCGACGGAGATCATTTTAATGGTGACGAATCCAGTGATTGGAGGCTCTGGAGTGGAGAGACCGAAGTTAAGGGATTACTTCCAGATGTACCGGGATGTCGCAAAAGCCAGGGGGCTTCGTTTGATCGACAATTTTCCAAGGTGGCAGGCGGTCTTGAAATCAAATCCGGATCTTTTTAATCAGTATGTTGCGGATGGATTGCACCCAAATGCGGATGGATATCGCGCAGTGGTGACCCCGTCATTGATTGAAAATTTGAGTGGCGCCTCGCCAAACTGACCTGGACATAGATGAAAAAACGCTTCGGCGGGTTTTTTTCGCCTGGAGACCTGGAAAAAAGCAGTGGTGTGGCCCGTATCGCCTGAGCACACTGGATGACCATGCGCATCACTCAGTGTGTCGGCTTTTTCACGGTTACCCCTACTTTTCCCCCATAAAACGTCGGCTGTTGATAGACGTTGCTGGACCCCCGTGAATACTAGCTTCTAAGAGTTCAGAGCAGAATTTTCGAAGCTATCAAGAAGTATAAAAAAGAAGATGGGGTGCTAGGGGGCGAGTGTTCGAATCACTCCGTCCCGACCATATAATTCAAGGGGTTGCGAGATTTTATCTTGCGACCCTTTTTATTTTCAGGCGTTTTACCCCTGCAAAACGACTGGCTCTCAGTAGAATCCTCACCGCTTGCCGGTTGAATCCACAACCCATAGCAGACGTTGCAGCACGTCGAATACAGAAAGCTCAGCGTCTATATTTCAGCGCCTCGACCAGTGCAGAAAAGGCGGGAGACGTCTGGCGTCTGTTGGGGTAATACAAATGGTAACCCTGAAACACAGGACACCAGTCGGCCAGGACTTCTTTGAGGCGGCCGTCGGCCAGATACGGTGCGACCAATTCCTCTGGTACATAAGCCAGACCAATGCCATCAACGGCGGCATTGAGGACATGCATGATGCTGTTGAAAACAAGTTGCCCATCTGCCTTGACCGTAAACGCCTCGCCATTTCGTTCAAACTCCCAGGCGTAAATTGCCCCTGATGGCCTGTGTCGAATATTGACGCACTCATGGGCAGTCAACTCATGGGGCGTCGCTGGTGCCGGTTTGCGTTCGAAATACGCCGGAGATCCCACCACCGCCAACCGCCAATCCGGTCCTATGCGAACCGCAATCATGTCCTTGCTGATCGATTCACCCATGCGAATGCCGGCATCGAAGCGTTCCTCGACCACGTTGGTGAATCCATAGTCGACGTAGAACTCCAGTGTGATATCCGGGTAACTCTTCAAGAACTCTGCAAGCATCGGTCGAATGCACAACTCAATCTGATCGTCAGTGCAGGAAATACGAATCGTGCCACTCGGCTTGTCCCGTAATTCGCTCAACGCTTCAAGCTCAACAGTGATCTGCTCGAAAAGCGGGGCGATCGAGCGCATCAATCTTTCTCCCGCCTCTGTCGGCGACACATTGCGTGTCGTGCGGGCCAGCAGACGTATCCCCAGTCTTTGTTCAAGTGCCCGGATTGTATGACTCAGCGCAGAAGGCGTAACGCCCAGTTTGGCGGCAGCTTTGGTAAAGCTTTGATCGCGCGCCACCGCCAGAAAAGCCTGGAGATCGTTGACTTTGGTATTGGACATTGCTGAATTTTTCTCAAAACCACATGAAGATTACGCCTACTAATCAGGGTATCTCGAATCCGTCAAGCTTTGTCACGTATCTGGAACGGAGTACTTATGATGAGCGAGACACCTGTATTCGACACCCCGACAGGTGATGCCCTCGGCACGCCGGGGACAGAGGAGCAGCCGGCTTACTGGAGTGGCATCTTTGCGATGACACTGTGCGTATTCGCGCTGATCGCATCGGAGTTCATGCCGGTCAGTTTGCTCACGCCGATTGCATCGGATCTGCAAATCAGTGAAGGACTGGCCGGGTATGGGATCGCCATCTCCGGCGCCTTTGCGGTGCTGACAAGCCTTTCGATTTCCAGGCTTGCGGGCTCAATGGACCGCAAGACGCTGTTGCTTCTACTGACCGGGATTATGTGCGTGTCGGGACTGGTGGTCGGTCTGGCGCCAAACTATACGGTGTACATGATGGGGCGTGCGCTGATCGGCGTGGTGATCGGCGGGTTCTGGTCGATGTCGGCGGCAATGGCCATGCGCCTGGTACCGTCCCATAGCGTGCCCAAGGCATTGGCAATCTTCAACGGCGGCAATGCTTTGGCAACCGTAGTGGCC
Proteins encoded in this window:
- the thrS gene encoding threonine--tRNA ligase, which encodes MPTITLPDGSQRSFDHPVSVAEVAASIGAGLAKATVAGKVDGKLVDASDIISADATLQIITPKDEEGLEIIRHSCAHLVGHAVKQLYPTAKMVIGPVIDEGFYYDIAFERPFTPDDLAAIEQRMQQLIEKDYDVIKKVTPRAEVIEVFKARGEDYKLRLVEDMPNEQAMGLYYHEEYVDMCRGPHVPNTRFLKSFKLTKLSGAYWRGDAKNEQLQRVYGTAWADKKQLAAYIQRIEEAEKRDHRKIGKRLGLFHTQEESPGMVFWHPNGWTLYQVLEQYMRKVQRDHGYLEIKTPQVVDRSLWEKSGHWANYADNMFTTQSENRDYAIKPMNCPCHVQVFNQGLKSYRELPMRLAEFGACHRNEPSGALHGIMRVRAFTQDDAHIFCTEEQMQAESAAFIKLTMDVYADFGFKDVEMKLSTRPEKRVGSDELWDRAEAALAAALDSAGLPYDLQPGEGAFYGPKIEFSLKDCLGRVWQCGTLQLDFNLPVRLGAEYVSEDNSRKHPVMLHRAILGSFERFVGILIEHYEGAFPAWLAPTQAVIMNITDKQADFAAEVEKTLNESGFRAKSDLRNEKIGFKIREHTLLKVPYLLVIGDREVEMQTVAVRTREGADQGSMPVAQFAEFLAQAVSRRGRPDSE
- the infC gene encoding translation initiation factor IF-3, which encodes MIIKREMRQDKRAAPKAPINENISAREVRLIGAEGEQLGIVSIEDALLKAEEAKLDLVEISADAVPPVCKLMDYGKSIFEKKKQIAAAKKNQKQIQVKEIKFRPGTEEGDYQVKLRNLVRFLSDGDRAKVSLRFRGREMAHQELGMELLKRVEGDLLEYGSVEQHPKMEGRQLIMVIAPKKKK
- the rpmI gene encoding 50S ribosomal protein L35, giving the protein MPKMKTKSGAAKRFLKTANGIKHKHAFKSHILTKMSTKRKRQLRGSSLLHPSDVAKVERMLRLR
- the rplT gene encoding 50S ribosomal protein L20, with protein sequence MARVKRGVIARKRHKKILKLAKGYYGARSRVFRVAKQAVIKAGQYAYRDRRQKKRQFRALWIARINAGARINGLSYSRFIAGLKKASIEIDRKVLADLAVNEKAAFAAIVEKAKATLA
- the pheS gene encoding phenylalanine--tRNA ligase subunit alpha; the protein is MENLDALVSQALEAVQSAEDINALEQIRVHYLGKKGELTQVMKTLGNLPAEERPQVGALINVAKESVTEVLNARKALFEEADLAAKLSAESIDVTLPGRGQTSGGLHPVTRTLERIEQFFTHIGYGISEGPEVEDDYHNFEALNIPGHHPARSMHDTFYFNANMLLRTHTSPVQVRTMESKQPPIRIVCPGRVYRSDSDITHSPMFHQVEGLLVDRDINFADLKGTIEEFLRVFFEKELAVRFRPSYFPFTEPSAEVDMECVMCSGKGCRVCKQTGWLEVMGCGMVHPNVLRMSGIDPEEFSGFAFGMGVERLAMLRYGVNDLRLFFDNDLRFLAQFR
- the pheT gene encoding phenylalanine--tRNA ligase subunit beta, whose translation is MKFSEQWLRGWVSPQVSRDELVARLSMAGLEVDSVTLAAGEFTGVVVGEVLSTEQHPDADKLRVCQVSNGSETFQVVCGAPNVRPGLKIPFAMIGAELPGDFKIKKAKLRGVESNGMLCSQAELQVGEGNDGLMELPADAPVGKDIREYLSLDDASIEVDLTPNRGDCLSLAGLAREVGALYDAKVTRPIVPVVPAVHDEVRSIEVLAPAACPRYLGRVIRNVDLSKPTPLWMVERLRRGDVRSIDAAVDITNYVMLELGQPLHAFDLAEINGGIRVRMAEEGEKLVLLDGQEVSLRSDTLVIADHTRALAIAGVMGGEHSGVDTATTRDVFLESAFFDQIAVAGKARSYGLHTDASHRYERGVDWQLAREAMERATGLLLEITGGEAGPIIETVSEQHLPKIAPVTLRAQRISQMLGMEMEASEVERLLNGLGLTVSADGAGQWRVEVPSHRFDISLEVDLIEELARLYGYNRLPVRYPQARLAPQAKAEARSDLPELRRLLVARGYQEAITYSFIDPKQFELFNPGVEPLLLANPISNDMAAMRSSLWPGLVKALQHNLNRQQDRVRLFESGLRFVGQLEGLKQEPMLAGVVCGSRLPEGWAQGRDVVDFFDVKADVEAVLGFAGALDSFTFVPGKHPALHPGQTARIEREGRLVGFVGAIHPELSKTLGLDRPVFVFELVLAEVALGKMPKFQELSRFPEVRRDLALIAQKDVAASAVLDVIRENAGEWLTDLRLFDVYQGKGIDPDRKSLAVGLTWQHPSRTLNDDEVNTTTQNILTSLEQRLNATLRK
- the ihfA gene encoding integration host factor subunit alpha: MGALTKAEMAERLYEELGLNKREAKELVELFFEEIRHALEDNEQVKLSGFGNFDLRDKRQRPGRNPKTGEEIPITARRVVTFRPGQKLKARVEAYAGTKS
- a CDS encoding MerR family transcriptional regulator, translated to MLEPSHNDELPVIPGKRYFTIGEVSELCAVKPHVLRYWEQEFPQLNPVKRRGNRRYYQRQDVLMIRQIRALLYDQGFTIGGARLRLSGDEAKDDTTQYKQMIRQMIAELEDVLVVLKK
- a CDS encoding SGNH/GDSL hydrolase family protein; translation: MNGLWAKALFAGMLLSLSAASFAGQESDLYSNLDAGKAQTVVAYGTSLTASGAWVQQLGDDLNQRYPGRATVINSGKGSMWSGWGVENLESRVISKSPDTVFIEFAINDAFLPHKTTVEQARKNLELMIDRIKAAKSSTEIILMVTNPVIGGSGVERPKLRDYFQMYRDVAKARGLRLIDNFPRWQAVLKSNPDLFNQYVADGLHPNADGYRAVVTPSLIENLSGASPN
- a CDS encoding LysR family transcriptional regulator, translated to MSNTKVNDLQAFLAVARDQSFTKAAAKLGVTPSALSHTIRALEQRLGIRLLARTTRNVSPTEAGERLMRSIAPLFEQITVELEALSELRDKPSGTIRISCTDDQIELCIRPMLAEFLKSYPDITLEFYVDYGFTNVVEERFDAGIRMGESISKDMIAVRIGPDWRLAVVGSPAYFERKPAPATPHELTAHECVNIRHRPSGAIYAWEFERNGEAFTVKADGQLVFNSIMHVLNAAVDGIGLAYVPEELVAPYLADGRLKEVLADWCPVFQGYHLYYPNRRQTSPAFSALVEALKYRR